The following is a genomic window from Rutidosis leptorrhynchoides isolate AG116_Rl617_1_P2 chromosome 8, CSIRO_AGI_Rlap_v1, whole genome shotgun sequence.
ACAAAAAGGAAATACTTTACAAAGAAACAATCTGCAGCTCGTAAAGACGTTGAGAGGACATTTGGAATTTTGCAAGGTCGTTGGGGTATTTTAAGACAACCAGCTAGGGCATATAGTGTAAACGCAATCAAAAGAATCATGTATGGTTGCATCATATTGCACAACATGATAATTGAAGACAATGGTTTTAACATCGCTGAAAATAAATCTTACTACTTGCCTGTCAACAACCTACAAGGATCAACttggtacgaaaggtgtgatatataTGCCGAGAAGACAAAAGAGCTGAGTGACAAAGACGAGCATGAGTATCTTCGACATACTCTAGTTTCGCATCTATGGCATAATCGCGATGACCAAATAGTTAACGAATTGTAACTTTTTAACCGCGATAACGTattgtttttttaaatttttaggaattgtaatgttttttttaggaattgtaatgtttaatttttattttaatggaagttatttctatttatgttaatttttataattatattcatttatgttatatttaaaatcataaaaataataataaaaatataaactgacatgcctaactgacagaggtcaccactccccactttttTTGACTCAGCAAGTCAGGTctgacatgccaagtgacctcagtcaccactcccagtgctctaaGTGGGCCAAATGAATGACTTAAAAAAATTATTGAACTACAAGGCCCAACCAAAGGTTATTAGAGCACTGGGAGTTGTGACACTGGGCTCAGTGTTAAATCTTTGTGTTAAGCTTAACATTGAGATTTAACACTGAAGTCAAAATAGAGGAAACCGTTAAGTGTGAATTTTTGGGTTTAATCTTATTTTTTTattgattatttagtttaattatatattaaaatataaagaCCGGGTGTATCACCATAAGCTAATTGTCGTAGAGCGGCAGTTATTTTTAAGAATGTACTAATACTCAACTTGTCGAGCGCATCAATCCGTAAATGAAAATACCTAAAATATTCAGGTTGCGGATCTTTACAGTAGTTGAGAATATCTTTACAGTTGTCGAGCGCATCAATCCGTATAAAAACGTGACGCCATCCGAAACCTCCTTTTAAAATTATCGTCGAAGTATTTGCAACCTTCAACAAAATAGTCGGTAATAAGACGTAAATGTGCGGCTTCATGTTAACGGTCTATGTAACGACATTTGCTTGAACTTTCCGCCTCATTTTCACTTTCTAACGCCTCGTTGTCTATTATATCGAGCACTTGCATCAAATACTCTTCGTTGGACAATGATGTTGAAGATATTATTTTAAGAAATATTATTTGTATGAAAGAGAGGAGTTAATTTAGAGAAGTATTTGTTTGAAGAAATATTGTGTTGTGTTTATGTATAAAATGTATGTTGTATATATAGAAGaagaaaatattaaaaaaataaataaataatacttaATGAATTTATCCGCTGAATTACGGATATATTTTCAAACATCAACCCAAATCACAACGTTACCAGCCTAACGGTGAGCCCCAACGCCGGCCTTTAACGGCGGTTTGACGCCGGTGCCGTGTCGGGGATCCCACCGTCCCCACCGTTAAAATTTGATAAAGCCGAAAAATGCATCGACTCCTGGTGCTCTTAAACTTTATCCTCCGTAGCTTTCATGTTTCTTTTACCAAACTAGTTTTTTAGATCGcactttgtgatgccccgtacaaaaccatcgtgtacgaatcatcaacaacaggatcattacaaggttaagtactatatgttgtaataaaagaagttgcattcacgataaaaaggtgacgtcataaccgacatcaaatgttttacaccaacagtatgcttctacgaatagcaagcatgaataaatgtatgtgacccttaggtcgttacaaaatatagttcaaatgtattaaagtttgaatgcagttaaacagttcatgcggtgataacactagagcagcgggtgtctacggcaagactagcacgacagcagaagcaaataaccttaagcacctgagaaaaacatgcttaaaaacatcaacacaaaggttggtgagctatagtttaagtacaacagtatgtaaggtaggccacgagatttcagtgctacaaagagcgtttcaaaacagtatgataaagtatatgttaaccgtgggcacccggtaactagacttaacatttataaccctctgaaagtacacttggcgagtgcgtatgttcacgaagtattaaacacccgttaaatgctagcgcgactagcccgagtggggatgtcaaaccctatggatccatatctaagattcgcgttcaccggttcaaaaaccaatgactaaacgttaccgtgctaaggggaaagtttatgccgttgtataacccacacacatataaagtttaagtactcgtgcctagtatgtaaaacgtaaaaagcgcatgtattctcagtcccaaaataattaaagtaaaaagggatgctataactcacaatgataatgtagtcgtaaagtcggttcggaaaaggtgtgcaagtaatcggtccgaaggtcctcaacctaagtcaaatagtactaagtcagtaaatcgtcttaataggtttaaaagtatgtaaataaggtcttaagggtcatcatcattcattatcaaacataaggcgtaaagtaagtttcgtttatgaaagtagtttaaaacaaaggctgacttcagtcagtcaccacggcctctacccttactgaattaaggtgagaccagtgtccatggctccgtatatgagtcctttaagtgtggtaaaatttgcagaagcaaactcgtcttcgtttgaccgtggcgacggtctaagtgcgagtaggtcagaaatttctgcacaacgttaaaggacatagtgacgatcggagggccataaatcctaaaacgtaactcggattaagacgagtcctatatgaaaagttatctactagaaaagatatatctgaaaatcaaggttacagtagcccaggtttactggtctgttacagaaacggcagaacagtaggctgtaaacagaaacagaaagataaatgggttccggtgggtttgatgcttgatgcttatcacggttctcatccttgatgcgtatagcttcaagtgtacaactcgttgatgtgtttacatcatctttaccatggtttgaccatcataacccaagtgtaagtctaagacatgaagcacaactcacttaagtgttgcaagtgttttgatgaaccaaagttacatcaaa
Proteins encoded in this region:
- the LOC139863639 gene encoding uncharacterized protein is translated as MLGSIDCMHWAWRKCPNAWKGHFTRGDHGYPTIMLEAVASYDNWIWHAYFGMAGSNNDLNVLNASPLFDSLLTDTAPQVPYEIGDVDFNRGYYLADGIYPSWASFIKGFSSVVDTKRKYFTKKQSAARKDVERTFGILQGRWGILRQPARAYSVNAIKRIMYGCIILHNMIIEDNGFNIAENKSYYLPVNNLQGSTWYERCDIYAEKTKELSDKDEHEYLRHTLVSHLWHNRDDQIVNEL